The following coding sequences are from one Mycolicibacterium aichiense window:
- a CDS encoding magnesium transporter MgtE N-terminal domain-containing protein, whose amino-acid sequence MASVNRVYAARLAGLAVLGPDGESLGRVRDVVISMSIVRQQPRVLGLVVEMLTRRRIFVPILRVTAIEPNAVTLTTGNVSLRRFAQRPGEVLVLGQVLDSRVRVNDPELPQMSGVDVIVVDLGIEQSRVRDWVVTRVAVRSHRRLGRRSTIQVVDWHNVAGLTPSALSMPGQGVAQLLHQFEGQRPIEVADAIRDLPAKRRTELINALDDERVADILQELPEDDQTVLLLQLDTERAADVLEAMDPDDAADLLGVLNPTEAEVLLRRMDPEDSEPVRRLLSHSPDTAGGLMTSDPVVLAPDTTVAEALARVRDPDLTPALASLVFVVRPPTATPTGRYLGCVHLQALLREPPANLVSGIVDTDLPSCTPNTSLAGVTRYFAAYNLVCGPVVDEENHLLGAVTVDDVLDHLLPDDWRESYEDPQLSERAASAEGTT is encoded by the coding sequence ATGGCGTCGGTGAACAGGGTGTACGCGGCGCGGCTGGCGGGACTGGCCGTGCTTGGTCCGGATGGCGAATCCCTCGGCCGCGTTCGCGACGTCGTGATCAGTATGAGCATCGTCCGCCAGCAACCGCGCGTCCTGGGCCTGGTGGTCGAAATGCTCACTCGCCGAAGAATTTTCGTTCCGATCTTGCGAGTCACCGCGATCGAGCCGAACGCCGTCACCCTCACCACCGGCAATGTGTCGTTGCGCCGCTTCGCGCAGCGGCCCGGTGAGGTCCTGGTGCTCGGCCAGGTCCTCGACAGCCGGGTGCGGGTCAACGACCCCGAGCTGCCGCAGATGTCGGGTGTCGACGTCATCGTCGTCGACCTGGGTATCGAGCAGTCCCGCGTCCGGGACTGGGTGGTCACCCGGGTCGCGGTGCGCAGCCATCGCAGGCTGGGCCGGCGTTCGACGATCCAGGTGGTGGACTGGCACAACGTGGCCGGCCTGACCCCGTCGGCGCTGTCGATGCCCGGCCAGGGCGTGGCCCAGCTGCTGCACCAGTTCGAAGGCCAGCGCCCGATCGAGGTGGCCGACGCGATCCGTGATCTGCCCGCCAAGCGCCGCACCGAGCTGATCAACGCGCTCGACGACGAGCGAGTGGCCGACATCCTCCAGGAGCTGCCCGAGGACGACCAGACCGTCCTGCTGCTGCAGCTCGACACCGAACGAGCGGCCGACGTCCTGGAGGCGATGGACCCCGACGACGCCGCCGACCTTCTCGGTGTGCTGAACCCGACCGAGGCCGAGGTGCTGCTGCGCCGGATGGACCCGGAGGACTCCGAGCCGGTGCGACGCCTGCTGAGTCACTCACCCGACACCGCGGGCGGTCTGATGACCTCCGACCCGGTGGTGCTCGCGCCCGACACCACGGTCGCCGAAGCGCTGGCCCGGGTGCGCGATCCCGACCTGACGCCGGCGCTGGCGTCGCTGGTGTTCGTGGTGCGGCCCCCGACGGCCACACCCACCGGCCGCTACCTGGGTTGTGTGCACCTGCAGGCGTTGCTGCGTGAACCGCCCGCCAACCTGGTCAGCGGAATCGTGGACACCGACCTGCCCAGCTGCACCCCGAACACGTCGCTGGCCGGGGTGACGCGGTACTTCGCCGCCTATAACCTGGTCTGCGGTCCAGTGGTCGATGAGGAGAACCACCTGCTCGGCGCGGTGACGGTCGACGACGTGCTCGACCATCTGCTGCCCGACGACTGGCGGGAAAGCTACGAGGATCCGCAACTGTCCGAGCGGGCGGCCAGCGCAGAGGGGACGACGTGA
- a CDS encoding DUF1003 domain-containing protein — MSELSARQRLDTPRSSRRLSFNVDPEAIGRFSESIARFLGTGRYLAWQTILVVVWIALNLFAVRWRWDPYPFILLNLAFSTQAAYAAPLILLAQNRQENRDRVSLEEDRRRAEQTKADTEFLARELASLRLAVGEVATRDYLRRELEEIRELLESLQADNGGKVKKDKAKKARSAVEPLGDEVS, encoded by the coding sequence GTGAGCGAGCTGTCCGCGCGCCAGCGCCTCGACACTCCGCGCTCGTCGCGTCGGCTGTCGTTCAACGTCGATCCGGAGGCGATCGGCCGGTTCAGTGAATCGATCGCCCGTTTCCTGGGCACCGGGCGCTATCTCGCCTGGCAGACGATCCTGGTCGTCGTCTGGATCGCACTGAACCTGTTCGCGGTGCGCTGGCGGTGGGACCCCTACCCGTTCATCCTGCTCAACCTGGCGTTCTCCACCCAGGCCGCCTATGCCGCGCCGCTGATCCTGCTGGCGCAGAACCGGCAGGAAAACCGCGACCGGGTGTCGCTGGAGGAAGATCGCCGACGCGCTGAGCAGACCAAAGCCGATACCGAGTTCTTGGCCCGCGAGCTCGCATCGCTGCGGTTGGCGGTCGGTGAGGTCGCCACCCGCGACTACCTTCGCCGCGAACTCGAAGAGATTCGCGAATTGCTGGAATCGCTGCAGGCCGACAACGGCGGCAAGGTCAAAAAGGACAAAGCCAAGAAGGCCCGGTCGGCCGTCGAGCCCCTTGGCGACGAGGTGAGTTAG
- a CDS encoding lytic transglycosylase domain-containing protein, with amino-acid sequence MVRKPAFGIAVLTPVVLAGAVSAAPDLPHAPVVGKEVMPLAAVSPQIDTSGVTVVALTKQPTNFHFAAATPSAPPPAMVVSSIGSLRIPSVPLAAYRNAEQKMSVAAPGCGLSWNLLAGIGRIESMHANGGATDARGTAINPIYGPTLDGTLSGNEVIVQTVQAGRPVYARAMGPMQFLPGTWSRYAADGDGDGKADPQNVYDAALAAARYLCSGGLNLRNQSQVLTAILRYNNSMAYAQNVLGWAAAYATGVEPINLPPIVGPAPALGDAHLENPEGLGPGLPLNAIGLPPTDPLAQLSINNTETAGSLALGPLPGPASELPALPCQVICLGSQAPPPVAAQPQAMPEAPPPWQPPWLLPPPPPAPEPVAEVPVAPLPAVHGALPGPAS; translated from the coding sequence ATGGTGCGGAAGCCTGCGTTCGGAATTGCTGTGCTCACCCCGGTCGTGCTTGCCGGAGCCGTGAGCGCAGCGCCCGACCTGCCGCATGCGCCGGTGGTCGGCAAGGAAGTCATGCCGCTGGCTGCGGTGTCACCGCAAATCGACACCTCGGGTGTCACCGTCGTCGCTCTGACCAAGCAGCCCACCAACTTTCACTTCGCGGCGGCCACCCCGTCGGCTCCGCCGCCGGCGATGGTGGTCAGCTCGATCGGGTCGCTGCGTATCCCGTCGGTTCCGCTGGCGGCCTACCGCAATGCCGAACAGAAGATGTCCGTGGCCGCGCCCGGCTGCGGGCTGAGCTGGAACCTGCTGGCCGGCATCGGCCGTATCGAGTCGATGCACGCCAACGGCGGTGCCACCGATGCCCGGGGCACCGCGATCAACCCGATCTACGGCCCGACGCTGGACGGCACCCTGTCGGGCAACGAGGTCATCGTGCAGACGGTCCAGGCCGGCCGCCCGGTGTATGCGCGGGCGATGGGCCCCATGCAGTTCCTGCCCGGCACCTGGTCGCGCTATGCCGCCGACGGCGACGGCGACGGCAAGGCCGACCCGCAGAACGTCTACGACGCGGCGCTGGCCGCGGCCCGCTACCTGTGCAGCGGTGGGCTGAATCTGCGTAATCAGTCGCAGGTGCTGACCGCGATCCTGCGCTACAACAACTCGATGGCATATGCCCAGAACGTGCTGGGCTGGGCCGCCGCCTACGCCACCGGCGTCGAGCCGATCAACCTGCCGCCGATCGTCGGGCCGGCACCCGCTCTCGGGGACGCCCACCTGGAGAACCCGGAGGGCCTGGGCCCGGGACTGCCGCTCAATGCCATCGGGCTGCCGCCCACCGATCCGCTGGCGCAGCTCAGCATCAACAACACCGAGACCGCGGGATCGCTGGCGCTCGGCCCGCTGCCCGGCCCCGCCAGTGAGCTGCCGGCGCTGCCGTGCCAGGTGATCTGCCTCGGTTCGCAGGCTCCCCCGCCGGTTGCCGCCCAGCCTCAGGCCATGCCGGAAGCGCCGCCGCCGTGGCAGCCGCCGTGGCTGTTGCCGCCCCCGCCGCCCGCTCCAGAGCCCGTTGCCGAGGTGCCGGTGGCGCCGCTGCCTGCGGTGCACGGCGCGCTGCCGGGTCCGGCCAGCTAG
- a CDS encoding VC0807 family protein has protein sequence MSQRHPAQRRSMRPVLQTVGADVAPPLVAYYGLRAAGVSEYIALLSATVLSGLRVIYGVVRARRLDPFAVYLLLTFGLSLAVALSTTDPKLVLVGNTVVNAIGGLIFLGSCVIGTPLTQVVSDRFSNADDQPEEVDADRRRRIHIRLSAMWGLGLLLEVAIRLIVIGRFSVDTANGVNSVITIVVIGVLVLATVAVGRRVGTQAVSADGGRTT, from the coding sequence GTGAGTCAACGCCACCCGGCGCAACGGCGCTCGATGCGCCCCGTGCTCCAGACTGTCGGGGCTGACGTCGCACCGCCGCTTGTCGCCTACTACGGGCTGCGCGCAGCGGGGGTGTCCGAATACATCGCCCTGCTGTCGGCCACGGTGTTGTCCGGCCTGCGCGTGATCTACGGCGTGGTCAGAGCTCGGCGACTGGACCCGTTCGCCGTCTACCTGCTGCTGACCTTCGGGCTCAGCCTGGCCGTCGCCCTGTCCACGACCGACCCCAAGCTGGTGCTGGTCGGCAACACCGTCGTCAACGCGATCGGCGGACTGATCTTCCTGGGCAGCTGCGTGATCGGCACCCCGCTGACGCAGGTCGTCAGTGACCGATTCAGCAACGCCGACGACCAGCCGGAGGAGGTTGACGCCGACCGTCGTCGTCGCATTCACATCCGGCTCTCCGCGATGTGGGGTCTCGGTCTATTGCTCGAGGTCGCGATCCGGCTGATCGTCATCGGCAGGTTCTCCGTCGACACCGCCAACGGCGTCAACTCGGTGATCACCATCGTCGTCATCGGCGTTCTGGTGCTGGCGACCGTCGCCGTCGGGCGTCGCGTCGGTACTCAGGCCGTTTCCGCTGACGGGGGTCGCACAACCTAG
- a CDS encoding Mrp/NBP35 family ATP-binding protein yields the protein MSEKSELQTQVRLALGKVIDPELRKPITELNMVKSISVADDGAVHVEVYLTTSACPKKTEITDKVTRAVADVPGTAAVTVTLDVMNDEQRTELRKQLRGDAPEPVIPFAQPGSLTRVYAVASGKGGVGKSSVTVNLAAALAARGLSVGVLDADIYGHSVPRMMGTDDRPTQVESMILPPVAHDVKVISIAQFTQGNAPVVWRGPMLHRALQQFLADVYWGDLDVLLLDLPPGTGDVAISVAQLVPGAEILVVTTPQLAAAEVAERAGAIALQTRQRIVGVVENMSGLLMPDGTTMQIFGEGGGRQVAESLTRSVGADVPLLGQVPLDPALVAAGDSGVPLVLSAPDSAAGKELRGIADKLAARRRGLAGMSLGLDTTRHL from the coding sequence ATGTCCGAAAAGAGCGAACTTCAGACCCAGGTGCGCCTTGCGCTGGGCAAAGTGATCGATCCCGAGCTGCGCAAGCCGATCACCGAGCTCAACATGGTCAAGAGCATCTCGGTCGCCGACGACGGCGCCGTCCACGTCGAGGTCTACCTCACCACGTCCGCGTGCCCGAAGAAGACCGAGATCACCGACAAGGTGACCCGGGCCGTCGCCGATGTGCCGGGCACCGCCGCGGTGACCGTCACGCTCGATGTGATGAACGACGAGCAGCGCACCGAACTGCGCAAGCAGCTGCGCGGCGACGCGCCCGAGCCGGTGATCCCGTTCGCCCAGCCCGGGTCGCTGACCCGGGTGTACGCCGTCGCCTCCGGCAAGGGCGGGGTCGGCAAGTCGAGCGTGACGGTCAACCTGGCCGCAGCGCTGGCGGCTCGGGGCTTGTCGGTCGGCGTGCTCGATGCCGACATCTACGGCCACTCGGTGCCGCGCATGATGGGCACCGACGACCGCCCCACCCAGGTCGAGTCGATGATCCTGCCGCCGGTCGCCCACGACGTGAAGGTCATCTCGATCGCCCAGTTCACCCAGGGCAACGCCCCGGTGGTGTGGCGGGGACCGATGCTGCACCGGGCGCTGCAACAGTTCCTTGCCGACGTGTACTGGGGCGATCTCGACGTGTTGCTGCTCGACCTGCCGCCTGGGACCGGCGATGTGGCGATCTCGGTGGCCCAACTGGTTCCGGGCGCCGAGATCCTGGTGGTGACCACACCGCAGCTCGCCGCCGCCGAGGTGGCCGAACGCGCCGGGGCGATCGCGCTGCAGACCCGCCAGCGCATCGTCGGCGTGGTGGAGAACATGTCGGGGCTGCTGATGCCGGACGGCACCACGATGCAGATCTTCGGTGAAGGCGGCGGACGCCAGGTGGCCGAGAGTCTCACCCGTTCCGTCGGCGCTGATGTGCCGCTACTCGGCCAGGTGCCGCTTGACCCCGCGTTGGTGGCGGCCGGCGATTCCGGTGTCCCGCTTGTTCTTTCAGCGCCCGATTCGGCGGCAGGCAAGGAACTGCGCGGCATCGCCGACAAGCTGGCAGCACGACGGCGCGGGCTGGCCGGCATGTCGCTGGGCCTGGACACCACCCGCCACCTCTAG
- the tatB gene encoding Sec-independent protein translocase protein TatB, with protein MFANVGWGEMLVLLVIGLVVLGPERLPGAIRWTSNSLRQARDYISGATSQLRDDLGPEFEDLRQPLSELQKLRGMTPRAALTKHLLDGDDSWIGEAFQAPDTVKPHSAPPPQAVVPKPEPLPPGTPAPFDADAT; from the coding sequence ATGTTCGCGAACGTCGGCTGGGGCGAAATGCTCGTGCTGCTGGTCATCGGGCTGGTGGTGCTCGGCCCCGAGCGGCTGCCGGGCGCCATCCGGTGGACATCGAATTCGTTGCGGCAGGCCCGCGACTACATCAGCGGCGCCACCAGTCAGCTGCGTGACGACCTCGGACCCGAGTTCGAGGATCTGCGCCAGCCGCTGAGCGAGCTGCAGAAGCTGCGCGGTATGACGCCGCGTGCTGCGCTCACCAAACATCTTCTCGACGGCGACGATTCGTGGATCGGCGAGGCCTTCCAGGCGCCGGACACAGTGAAGCCGCACAGTGCGCCGCCTCCGCAGGCGGTCGTGCCCAAACCCGAGCCGTTGCCGCCCGGCACGCCGGCACCGTTCGACGCCGACGCGACCTAG
- a CDS encoding S1C family serine protease, which translates to MSPNQDNSGSSPRLAPRPVSRPAVDPAATRTFGRPQGVDGSFVAEELRPAKFRGEVEFQPKDHVPDPVLGEAFGRPYPGGDSLQRHPADAGALDAERDVDSDDADDPWRDPGAAAALGTPALQQAAPVVAAGPTGKLGVRDVLFGGRVSYVSLAVLGIIALLIGFAGGWVGRKTAEVVEAFTTSKVSLATNSTGEVPPGRFAKVAASVADSVVTIEAVSDDEGAQGSGVVVDGRGYIVTNNHVISDAANNPSKFKISVVFNDGKSVPANLVGRDPKTDLAVLKVDNVDNLTVARFGDSDKVHVGDEVIAAGAPLGLRSTVTHGIISALHRPIPLSGEGSDTDTVIDAIQTDASINHGNSGGPLINMNSEVIGINTAGKSLSDSASGLGFAIPVNEVKQTVEALIKDGKVAHPTLGLSARSVSNDLAQGAQVANVKAGSPAEKAGILENDIVVKVGNRTVADADEFAVAIRQLKIGQDAPIEVIRDGRKVTLTVNPAPDN; encoded by the coding sequence TTGAGCCCCAATCAGGACAACTCCGGCAGCAGCCCCCGTCTGGCACCGCGTCCGGTCTCCCGGCCTGCCGTCGATCCGGCCGCCACCCGCACATTCGGGCGCCCGCAGGGTGTCGACGGCTCGTTCGTGGCCGAGGAACTGCGTCCCGCCAAGTTCCGCGGGGAGGTCGAATTCCAGCCCAAGGACCACGTCCCGGACCCCGTGCTGGGGGAGGCGTTCGGCCGGCCCTACCCGGGCGGCGACTCGCTGCAGCGGCACCCTGCCGATGCCGGGGCCCTCGACGCTGAGCGCGACGTCGATTCCGACGACGCCGACGATCCCTGGCGGGATCCGGGCGCGGCGGCCGCGCTCGGTACGCCGGCACTGCAGCAGGCGGCACCTGTCGTCGCGGCCGGGCCCACCGGCAAGCTCGGCGTGCGGGACGTGCTGTTCGGCGGGCGGGTGTCCTACGTCTCGCTGGCGGTGTTGGGCATCATCGCGCTGCTGATCGGTTTCGCCGGCGGATGGGTGGGCCGCAAGACAGCCGAGGTCGTCGAGGCGTTCACCACCTCGAAGGTCTCGCTGGCCACCAACAGCACCGGTGAGGTGCCGCCCGGCCGGTTCGCCAAGGTCGCCGCGTCGGTCGCCGACTCCGTCGTCACCATCGAGGCGGTCAGCGACGACGAAGGCGCCCAGGGCTCCGGCGTCGTCGTCGACGGTCGCGGCTACATCGTCACCAACAACCACGTGATCTCGGATGCCGCCAACAATCCGAGCAAGTTCAAGATCTCGGTGGTGTTCAACGACGGCAAGTCGGTGCCGGCCAACCTCGTCGGCCGTGACCCCAAGACCGACCTGGCGGTGCTCAAGGTCGACAACGTGGACAACCTGACAGTGGCCCGCTTCGGGGACTCCGACAAGGTTCACGTCGGTGACGAGGTTATTGCCGCCGGTGCCCCGCTGGGTCTGCGCAGCACCGTCACCCACGGCATCATCAGCGCGTTGCACCGGCCCATCCCGCTCTCCGGTGAGGGATCGGACACCGACACCGTGATCGACGCCATCCAGACCGACGCCTCGATCAACCACGGCAACTCCGGTGGCCCGCTGATCAACATGAACTCTGAGGTCATCGGCATCAACACGGCTGGAAAGTCGTTGTCCGACAGTGCAAGTGGCCTCGGATTCGCGATCCCGGTCAACGAGGTCAAGCAGACCGTCGAGGCACTGATCAAGGACGGCAAGGTCGCGCACCCGACCCTCGGGCTCTCGGCGCGCTCGGTCAGCAACGACCTCGCCCAGGGCGCTCAGGTGGCCAACGTCAAGGCGGGCAGTCCCGCCGAGAAGGCCGGCATCCTCGAGAACGACATCGTGGTCAAGGTCGGCAACCGCACGGTTGCCGACGCCGATGAGTTCGCGGTCGCCATCCGTCAGCTCAAGATCGGTCAGGACGCGCCCATCGAGGTCATCCGCGACGGCCGCAAGGTCACGCTGACGGTGAACCCCGCGCCGGACAACTGA
- the rseA gene encoding anti-sigma E factor RseA, giving the protein MVDRGHMFRRAFSWLPSQFASQSDAPIGAPRQFGSTEHLSIEAIAAYVDGELRMKSYLRAAHHLSLCPECAAEVEGQSQARTALRDSLPISMPSSLLGLLSQIPQAAPDDPGAPDGRTRPGGDIQPGLADQLAERTDRDRRKRR; this is encoded by the coding sequence ATGGTCGACCGTGGACACATGTTCCGTCGAGCATTCTCCTGGTTGCCCTCGCAGTTCGCCTCCCAGAGCGACGCGCCCATCGGCGCGCCCCGCCAATTCGGCTCGACCGAGCACCTGTCCATCGAGGCGATCGCCGCGTATGTCGACGGCGAGCTACGGATGAAGTCATATCTACGGGCGGCGCACCATCTGTCGCTGTGCCCGGAGTGCGCGGCCGAGGTGGAGGGCCAGAGTCAGGCCCGCACCGCGTTGCGGGATTCCCTTCCGATCAGTATGCCGAGCAGCTTATTGGGTCTGTTGTCGCAGATCCCGCAGGCGGCGCCGGATGATCCGGGTGCCCCGGACGGCCGGACGCGCCCCGGCGGCGACATCCAGCCCGGACTCGCCGATCAGTTAGCTGAACGCACAGACCGCGACCGGCGTAAGCGCCGGTAG
- the sigE gene encoding RNA polymerase sigma factor SigE encodes MAPAHMSHPEQLGEAEWVEPSEELQGTAVFDATGDRTAMPSWDELVRQHADRVYRLAYRLSGNQQDAEDLTQETFIRVFRSVQNYQPGTFEGWLHRITTNLFLDMVRRRGRIRMEALPEDYDRVPADEPNPEQIYHDSRLGADLQAALDSLAPEFRAAVVLCDIEGLSYEEIGATLGVKLGTVRSRIHRGRQALRDYLAAHSGQRGLADFTAESA; translated from the coding sequence ATGGCTCCGGCGCACATGTCGCACCCCGAACAGCTGGGGGAAGCCGAGTGGGTTGAACCGTCCGAGGAACTGCAGGGCACCGCGGTATTCGATGCCACCGGCGACCGGACGGCCATGCCGTCCTGGGATGAGCTGGTGCGGCAGCACGCCGACCGGGTGTACCGGCTGGCTTATCGCCTGTCGGGCAATCAGCAGGACGCCGAGGACCTCACCCAGGAGACCTTCATCAGGGTGTTCCGTTCTGTGCAGAACTACCAGCCCGGCACGTTCGAAGGCTGGCTGCACCGCATCACCACCAACCTGTTCCTCGACATGGTCCGCCGTCGCGGCCGCATCCGTATGGAGGCGCTGCCCGAGGATTACGACCGGGTCCCCGCCGACGAGCCGAACCCCGAGCAGATCTACCACGACTCGCGACTGGGTGCGGATTTGCAGGCCGCCCTGGATTCGTTGGCGCCGGAGTTCCGTGCCGCCGTCGTCCTGTGTGACATCGAGGGTCTGTCCTACGAGGAGATCGGTGCGACGCTCGGCGTCAAGCTGGGTACCGTGCGCAGCCGCATCCACCGCGGCCGGCAGGCGCTCCGCGATTACCTGGCGGCCCATTCCGGCCAGCGGGGATTGGCTGACTTCACCGCCGAATCGGCGTAG
- a CDS encoding O-methyltransferase — protein sequence MATNEDQTGQPEASRADRMLAHAEGSISEDAIVAAARERAVDAGAGAVTPAVGALLSVLARLSGGKAVVEVGTGAGVSGLWLLSGMRDDGVLTTIDIEPEHQRIAKQAFTEAGIGPSRTRLIAGRAQEVLTRLADESYDLVFLDAAPSDQADFIVEGIRLLRPGGAIVVHRAALGGRAGDPAANDAEVAAVREAARLIAEDERLTPVLIPLGDGILVAARD from the coding sequence ATGGCCACTAACGAGGACCAAACCGGCCAGCCGGAGGCCAGCCGCGCCGACCGGATGCTCGCCCATGCGGAGGGTTCGATCTCCGAGGACGCCATTGTCGCGGCCGCCCGGGAGCGAGCTGTCGATGCCGGCGCCGGAGCGGTGACACCGGCAGTCGGAGCGCTGCTCAGCGTACTGGCCCGGCTGTCCGGCGGCAAAGCAGTTGTCGAGGTGGGCACCGGCGCCGGTGTGAGCGGGCTGTGGCTGCTGTCCGGGATGCGCGACGACGGCGTGCTGACCACCATCGACATCGAGCCCGAGCATCAGCGCATCGCCAAGCAGGCATTCACCGAGGCCGGTATCGGCCCGTCGCGCACCCGGCTGATCGCCGGCCGAGCCCAGGAAGTCCTCACCCGGCTGGCCGACGAGTCATATGACCTGGTGTTTCTCGACGCTGCACCGTCCGATCAGGCCGACTTCATCGTCGAGGGAATCCGCCTGCTGCGCCCGGGCGGCGCGATCGTCGTCCATCGCGCCGCGCTCGGCGGCCGCGCCGGTGACCCCGCGGCCAACGATGCGGAGGTCGCTGCCGTGCGCGAGGCGGCCCGGCTGATCGCCGAGGACGAGCGCCTCACCCCGGTGCTGATTCCGCTGGGCGACGGAATCCTGGTCGCCGCCCGCGACTGA
- a CDS encoding TetR/AcrR family transcriptional regulator codes for MRSTDLTTVARIRDAAIELFGARGFDVGVRAIAEAAGVSPGLVIHHFGSKDGLRQACDDYIAEEVRSEKSETIRSTDPATWLAAAAEIESFAPMMAYLVRSMQTGGELARNLWRTMFANVEGYLDEGVRAGTIRPSRDPAARAKYLGMAGGGAFLLYLQLHDNPTDLRAVLHDYANEMMLPALELYTEGLLTDSTMFDSFAAHGEIVTHTEGEQHDDGIGTDSAD; via the coding sequence ATGCGTTCAACGGACCTGACGACGGTGGCCCGGATCCGCGATGCCGCCATCGAGTTGTTCGGCGCGCGCGGGTTCGACGTCGGGGTGCGGGCGATCGCCGAGGCGGCCGGGGTGAGCCCGGGGCTCGTCATCCACCACTTCGGATCGAAGGACGGATTACGCCAAGCGTGCGACGACTACATCGCCGAAGAGGTCCGCAGCGAGAAATCCGAAACGATCCGTTCCACCGACCCGGCCACCTGGCTCGCCGCGGCGGCCGAGATCGAATCGTTCGCGCCGATGATGGCCTACCTGGTGCGCAGCATGCAGACCGGCGGCGAGCTGGCAAGAAACCTCTGGCGCACCATGTTCGCGAATGTCGAGGGCTACCTGGACGAGGGTGTCCGCGCCGGCACGATCAGGCCGAGCCGTGACCCGGCCGCACGAGCGAAGTACCTCGGCATGGCGGGCGGTGGCGCCTTCCTGCTCTACCTCCAATTGCATGACAACCCAACGGATTTGCGGGCCGTTCTGCACGACTACGCCAACGAGATGATGTTGCCCGCCCTCGAGCTCTATACCGAGGGCCTGCTCACCGATTCGACGATGTTCGACAGCTTCGCCGCACACGGCGAAATTGTGACCCACACCGAGGGAGAACAACATGACGACGGCATCGGCACCGACAGCGCGGACTGA
- a CDS encoding ABC transporter ATP-binding protein — MTTASAPTARTDTAAVEIHGLVKTFGRTRALDGMDLTVRAGSVAGFLGPNGAGKSTTIRILLGLLRADGGHVRLLGGDPWHDAVALHRRIAYVPGDVTLWPNLTGGQVIDFLCGLRGGADPRRRDWLIQRFELDPNKKSRTYSKGNRQKVALVAAFATDADIYILDEPTSGLDPLMENVFQECVREVAGRGAAVLLSSHVLAEVEKVCDTVTIIRAGRTVQSGPLAQLQHLMRTTVTARTHRDPTVVTRWPGLHDVDIVDGRVRFTVGRDALDATMVHLTQLGIADLTVTPASLEDLFLREYRTPAP, encoded by the coding sequence ATGACGACGGCATCGGCACCGACAGCGCGGACTGACACCGCGGCGGTCGAAATCCACGGTCTGGTCAAGACTTTCGGTCGGACCCGGGCCCTGGACGGCATGGATCTGACCGTCCGCGCCGGTTCGGTCGCGGGCTTCCTGGGGCCCAATGGCGCGGGTAAGTCCACCACCATCCGCATCCTTCTGGGGCTGCTGCGCGCCGACGGCGGCCATGTGCGCCTGCTGGGTGGTGACCCGTGGCACGACGCTGTGGCTCTGCACCGGCGCATCGCCTACGTGCCCGGGGATGTGACGCTCTGGCCGAACCTGACCGGCGGTCAGGTGATCGACTTCCTATGCGGGCTGCGCGGCGGTGCCGATCCCCGCCGCCGGGACTGGCTGATTCAGCGCTTCGAACTCGACCCGAACAAGAAGTCCCGTACGTACTCGAAGGGCAACCGCCAGAAGGTGGCGCTGGTGGCGGCCTTCGCCACCGACGCCGACATCTACATCCTCGACGAGCCGACATCGGGCCTCGACCCGTTGATGGAGAACGTCTTTCAGGAATGCGTCCGCGAGGTCGCGGGTCGCGGTGCGGCGGTCCTTCTCTCCAGCCACGTCCTGGCCGAGGTCGAAAAGGTCTGTGACACAGTCACCATCATCCGCGCCGGACGTACGGTGCAATCCGGGCCACTGGCCCAGCTCCAGCACCTGATGCGGACTACCGTGACGGCACGCACCCACCGCGATCCCACCGTGGTGACCCGATGGCCGGGCCTGCACGACGTCGACATCGTCGACGGTCGGGTGCGATTCACCGTCGGCCGCGACGCGTTGGACGCGACGATGGTGCATCTCACCCAGCTCGGGATCGCGGACCTGACGGTCACGCCGGCCTCCCTGGAAGACCTGTTCCTGCGCGAATACCGGACGCCGGCGCCATGA